In Microbulbifer elongatus, the DNA window CAGCGCCAATGCCGCGGTCGACAACGCGATCGCCGCGAGGGTACGCAGCGCCTTTCTCTTTATTATCATCATTGCTACCTGTGGGCTTTTGGTACTTGGTACAGGTTCTATCTATTTATTTATTGTTCTGATTTGCCGCTTGGCCCTGTGGCTTGCCCACAAAGCTATTATGGCAGACCAAATTGGTCATACCATGTTACCGATATCGGTAAGGGGGCGCAACGGGCAATCTCTGCCAACCCCCGCAGCACCTCACGCCATATCCGCGGGATTTGGCGCGAGATACCACATTACACGTTACCTCCAAGAAAGAAAGCCTGTTTTTTGATCAAGCCGAAGGAGCCCCCTGCACCGGAGCAGTAACACCGCGCTTGCCGCTCAATTCCGCGAGCTGCTCCAGTGTTTTCCCTTTCGTTTCCGGCATCAGCTTCACGGTAAATAACAGCTGCAGCACCATCATGAAGGCAAAAAACATGAAGATCTGGCCAGGCTCAAACTGCGTCAGGAAGTACGGCATCAGCAAAGTAATCGCCGCAGCCAGCACCCAGTGTGTACCGGTTCCCACCGACGTCCCCTTAGACCGAACCGAATTGGGGAACACTTCTGCAATAAATACCCAGATCACCGCGCCCTGGCCAATTGCATGGGAGGCAATAAAGGCAAACACAAAGAACACCACGAGCATTCCACCTGTTCCCGTGGAAAATGCCCAGGACACAACGGACAGGGAAAGGATGTAACCCAAGGAACCAATAAACATCAGGGTTTTCCGCCCCGCCTTATCAATCAGGTAGAGCCCCGCCATGGTAAACACGAGATTAACCAGCCCCACACCAGCGGTGGACAGCAGCGACGTACTCGCGTCCAGCCCTGCCAATTCAAACACCCGTGGCGCGTAGTAGATAATGAAGTTGATTCCGGAAATCTGGTTAAATGCCGCAAGCAGAAACACCAGTAGAATTGGAAACAGGTAGGTGCGAGAGAACAGGTTGTCTTTACTCGCGGTCTGCGCTTCGGCTTCGATCTCACGCACCAGTGCGCTACTGTCTTTTTCGCCAAGCTCATCGAATATCACTTTGGCTTTGGCCGTTTCGCCGCGGTACAAGATCAGCCAGCGAGGACTCTCAGGCATTCTGAAAACCATCAACAGATAGATAAGGGCAGGGATCGCCTCTACGCCCAACATGATCCGCCAATCGTGTTCACCAATACCGGACAGAAGATAATTGGATAAAAACGCCACAAGTATCCCGAACACAAGCTGGAACTGATAGGTCGCAACAAGGCGACCACGGCTTTCGGCCGGTGCTATCTCCGAGATGTAAGCCGGCACGGCAACCGATGAGATGCCCACACCTATCCCACCAATAAAACGAAGTACAGCGAAGCTATAAGGGTCCGGGGCAACGGCTGAGCCAAGGGCCGATACAAAATACAGAGCTCCGATCAAAATCAGCGTCGCCTTTCGCCCGAATTTATCGCACGGGTAATTGCCGGCCAAAGCGCCAATCACAGTCCCCCACAGGGCCGATGACATAATGAACAAACCATGGAAGAGCGGGCTGGTATCCCAAACACGCTGAATGGGCTGGTCAGCACCGGAAATGACTGCAGTATCAAAACCGAAAAGAAACCCTGCGACTGCTACCGTAATCGACCAAAATGTTATTTTTTTCATCGCCGAATCCTTATTATAAATATTATAAATTTTTCAGGGCATAGATTACGCCGCGTAACTCCGCCAGCCCCTTTAGTCGTCCCATATAGGAATACCCCGGCTTGACCCCCTCCTTTTCTGCCTCATCAAGCAGCAAGTGACCATGGTCGGGGCGCATTGGAATCTGAATCCCGTGTGCACGCTCGGCATCAAGCAGCACCTTGATCAGGCCGACCATGTCGTTGTCACCATTCAAATGGTCAGATTCATAGAATGAGCCGTCCGGCTCACGAATCACATTGCGCAGGTGCACGAAATAAACCCGGTTTGCAAACTCATCCACCATACCGGGTAAATCGTTGTCCTCTCGCGCGCCGTATGAACCTGCACACATGGTCAGCCCATTGGACGGGCTTGGCACTGCCTGGAGCAGTTTGCGCGCATCATCCTGGGTTGAGACAACCCGCGGGAGGCCAAAAAGACTGAAGGGGGGATCGTCGGGGTGGATACAGAGTTTGACACCATACTGCTCAGCGACCGGGATCACCGCTTCCAAGAACTGGAACAGGTTGTTGCGCATCCCTTCATTGCCGAGCTTGATGAACTCGTCAATCGCCAGCCGAATACCTTCACGATCATAAGAGCCTTCGCCACCGGGCAATCCAGCTATGATATTCGCCTCAAGCTGCGTCTGCTCATACGGGCTCATTCTGTCGAGACGAGCCTTCGCCTGTTCGATCAGTTCGGGGCGGTAGTCACTTCGAGCATTCTGACGCTGCAATATAAAAACGTCGTAAGCCACAAAGTCGGTCATTTCAAACCGCAGCGCGTAGGCTTTATTGGGAAGCTGGTAGCTGAGGTTCGTTCTTGTCCAGTCGACCACAGGCATAAAGTTGTAACAGATCGTTTTCACTCCGGCCTTACCGGCATTGGCGATCGACTGCTTGTAATTTTCGATATGCTGCCGGTAGTTACCGGTTCGCGTCTTGATATCGTTGTGTACAGGGATACTTTCGATGACGGTCCATTCCAGGCCCGCACCCTCGATCAGCGCCTTTCGCTGCTCAATCGCTTCCAGCGGCCACAACTCACCTGCGGGAATATGGTGCAACGCCGTAACTATCCCGCTGGCTCCCGCTTGGGCGATCTTTTCCAAACTGATGGAATCATCAGGCCCAAACCAACGCCACGTCTCAATCATATACCCACCTTACTTAACTTCCGTTTATTTTTTATTCAATTTTGGCCTTACCGGACATCCGAGATAGTAGAGTAAAGGGGTTGGGCTGGCAACAAAGTGGCTATTTTGACCGTCAAACGAGACATACGGCGCCAAAATGATGAAAAAACACACAAAACACTCGACTTTCCAACGCGGTCCGGCAGCTTTTCTTCAGTAACTCCCGAGAGAAACCCTTTACCAAACGCCATTTAACGGCCGGTTTCTGCAAAGCACCCTACCTAAGTGGCACTCCCCCAATCGAATCGGACAAGCCAAAACTGAACAAATCATAAGCAAACTTGCAAGACTTGCGAACACCCGGATCACCGGCATGACCAAACAGTGGCATTTTGCGCCAAAAGCTCGGAAAAATGTCCAATTACGGTTGACTATCTAGCATCTGGCTGGGTAGCCTCCTTATCCGGTCATGCCAGATATGTAGCGGTGCGTAGTTTCAGGGCAGGCTCCAATAAACCTATAAAGGGATAAAAATAATGAGAGAGAAACTAACCATGACGACCAAAGGGTCGCTTTCAATCCTCGCGCTGGCGGTCACATGCGGGCTCCCTTCTCTTGCGACGGCACAAACCGACAAGGAAGAGCAAGGCGGCCAGGGAGCGTCATCTGAGATCGAAGAGGTTGTGGTCCAGGGGTTTCGCAAGAGCCTGAATGACTCACTGAATGCCAAACGAGACTCGACTGAGCTAAAAGACGAAATCCACTCTGAAGATATCGGCAAATTCCCCGACCTCAACCTCGCCGAAGCAATACAGCGAGTGGCCGGTGTCGCTATTCGCAGAGATAATGGCGAAGGGGTAGAAGTAGAGTTACGCGGGCTCGGATCGCAATACACCAATACCATGCTGAATGGCCTGCCCGTCGCCACCGCGTGGAATGACAATCGTGGCGCCGCCCTGGATAATTTTGCCTCAGAATTGTTTTCTCGTGTTTCCATTGAAAAAACTGCCTCGGCCAAGCAGGTAGAAGGTGGCATCTCGGGCGTTGTCAATATGCGGAATGCACGCCCCTTCGATTTCGATGAAGGCCTCTCAATCACGACGAGCGCACAGGGCGGCTACAACACCCAGGCCGAAGAGTTTGATCCTCGCGGCACCTTCATGGTCAGCAACACATTCGACACCAATAATGGGCGCATCGGTGTACTTGTTGGAGCATCCTACTCTGAGCGCAGTGTTCGAATTGATGGCTGGGAAACCCAGGACTGGGGTTCGCGGGCGGCGAATACCATTCGCGGTTTTGAATTTGCCGACGGTAACCGCTCGGGTATGCAAAGTAGTACCTGGGACACTATTGCCAATGATCCCGACGACCTGATTCCAGACGACACCACAAGCGGAGAACTGGAACAGGTAATCTTCCCCCGCCTACAGCGCACAGACTTGATCTACGGCGATCGCGAACGATTGGGCACGGTACTTTCCCTCCAGTGGGAAGCGAACGCAGATATGATTGCCAGTTTTGACTGGCTCCACTCTGAACTGGACGATCTACTCTACCGCGAGAACATTGACGCCGAAGTACGCAATGCAACAACACTGGACCCAGTCAATATTGTCGCGGACTCCGCGGGTTACCTGATCACCGGCACCTTGGAAAATGTGAACCGACGCAGTGAAAGCCGTCGCTTTTTCGATTTCCAGGAATTCGACCAGTATGTGGGTGAGCTGAACTGGCAAGCCACTGAAAACCTGAATTTGAATTTCAAGGCGGCGTATAACGAATCAAAGTACGAGCAGCGTCATTTAACCTTTCTGTCTTCAGCAAACGGTACTACCGCCACGTTTGATTACTCAGCCAACTCGGATATTCCCAGCGTTATTTCCAGTGTCGACCTTACGGATCCGGCGAATTTTGAGTTAAGTTCCATTCGCGCCGAACCACAGGACCGGGGCACGACAAATACCAGCTTCCACTTTGATGGGGAATGGGGAGATGACAGCTCGCGCCTCGACTTTGGTATGGCCTGGGACGAGTTCACCTACTACAACATCCGCTACCGCCGCAATGCTTCCGCTGATTCATTTACCGACCAGTGGGTAAACGGCAATACGCCAACTTCCGAGCAGGTCAATCACGTCCTTCCAATTAATGACTATGCATCTGATTTCAACAACCCTGATGGGGCCGTACTCTCTTGGGTGGTCACGGATTGGGCTGCGGCGGATGCGCTAACCCAGAACGGTCTCGACGCGATGTTAATGTCGGGCTGGCCTGAGGATGCCTATATTCCTGAGCTAAAAGAATCCAACTTGGCATTTTATACCCAATACAATGGGCGCTCTCAATTGGCCGGTCGTGAGCTTCGTTTCAATACCGGCATCCGTGCCATTAAAACCGATCAGGCGACCCGTAACATTTCAAATACCGGTGCACCGGTCGCGATTGACCGTGAGTATTGGGATTACCTCCCTTCCTTCAACCTCGCTTGGGATGCTCGCGAAGACGTAGTCGCACGGCTGTCTGCTGCACGCGCCATGACACGCCCGGATCTCGGACAGCTTGAGGGAACGACATCTATTACCAGTGACTTCCTGGTAAGCAATGACAACCCGCGACTGTCGCCGTTCTATTCAGACCAGATTGATGTAGGTGTGGAGTGGTACTTCGCTCCAGAATCAGTACTGTCTCTGAATCTTTTCCACAAGCAACTTAGCGGCTTCGTAGAACGTGATTTGGTGGAGGGGCCATTCCGGGATTCCGGAATCGCGATAAGCAGCCTTGACCCGGATATTTACCGTGGTCTGACACCAGACACCACGGTAACTTACTCCACATTCGTCAACTCTGACGAAACACGGGAAATGACCGGCTATGAATTCGCTTTTCAGATGCCGTTCGATGAACTTCTCCCGATCAACGGGTTTGGCACCATGGTCAACTACACCCACATCAAGTCATCCGATATTACCTACAACACCGCACTTGGAGAACTGGTGGACTCCATTGTCGGTCTGTCCCCGGATGTCGTGAATGTGCTTGCGTACTACGATCAGAATGACTGGGCGCTACGCGCATCCTACAACTACCGCTCCGCGTTTACTGAAGCCGGATGCTGCCGGAATAACCAGCCACTTCTACGTACTCGAGAAAGCCGGGAACAGGTGGACCTGACCGCGTTGTACCGCGTGAATGACAATATCTCAATCAGCCTTGAGGGACTGAACGTCACGGGTGAAAAGCAGTACACCGCATTTGGAGATCGACTGAATCGCTGGATCAGTTCTGGCACTCAGTACATGCTGAGTGTCAGAGCTAGTTTCTAGAGGTCGGATAGGCTCAGCCAATTAGTGTTGGCTGAGCCTATAAGTCTCAAATTAATTGCGCAGAGTTCGTGACTCGTAAACCACCGAAATCTCAATTTTTGCCACTGGGAAAGGCCGCTTCTACCGGGGTAGAATAGGTTTTTTACTTGACCTCAGTTACTCATGATTTCAACAAATTCTACTGAAAAACGACTTTACATTCAGATTGCCGAAGCGCTACTGGAACCCATCAAAAAGGGGAAGCTCAAGTTCGGGCAAAAATTGCCACCTGAGCGCCTCCTGGCCGAACAGTTCAACGTAAGCCGGCCCACCATTCGTGAGGCAATGATTGCCCTGGAAGTAAGTGGCATCGTAGAGATTCGGTCTAGCTCAGGAGTGTACGTGATCGGTTCCGCAGCGCGACTGGGCGAGAGCGTCAAGTCAAATATACCGGGGCCGTTTGAGATTTTGGAGGCAAGGCTTCATCTCGAGCCCGAAGCGGCCTATTTGGCGGCGCAGCGGATCAGTATGCAGGAAGTTCACGAACTAAAGACCATGCTGAAAAGAATGAAGGATCAGGAGAAACACGATTTATCGGGAACGCTGGACATCGATCGCAACTTCCACCTTCTGATCGCGACCGCCAGCCGCAATTCCACGATATTTGAGATGGTCGACTGGCTTTGGCAGTTGCGAGACCGATCGAAGATCAGTTCTGTTTTTGATTCGATCGTCAGAGACCGAGGCCCGGTAACCATTATTGATGAGCATCAAAATATTGTTGATGCTCTTCAGCGCCGGGACGCGACCGGATCGAAGGAAGCTATGGCGGAGCATATTCAGCGGGTGATTAATGAATTCTCTGAATGCGCTCTGTATGACGACTAAATCGTTTCTCGGAAAGTAACTGATTATAAGTAACTAGTGCTCTATTCACCGCCTTATAAAAAATTAAATTGGTAGAAGTTCGGCAGGTTTTTTCTTTTTAGATAATAAATAGAATCTTGCATGAGTGCCCCATCGCCTTGGAAACTCATACGGCATGAAAATTCAATAATAATTACGGAAGTCCGTTGATGAAGAAGTCAGCTTTCAAAGCCGCTGCGCTATTTGCGCTGGTACCTTTTCTCTCCAGTTGCGGCGATCAAACTGATTCGACTGCAACACAAAAGCCCTTATTGAAAGAACCGGTGGAATACGTCTGGCCATGGCTAGATTCCGCCAATTCTCGCTGGTTTTACTTTAACTCGGCAACCCGTCCATTTGGGCTAGTCAACTTGAGCCCGGATACAGAGCTGGAGGGCACTTGGGGAAGTGGGTACCGCTACAATACCCTCGAAGTGAAAGGGTTCAACCATGTACATGCATGGCAGCTTTCCGGCTTGTCAGTAATGCCCGTATCATCCCGGAAACCGCTTGAAGTACTTAAGGATGATTATTTTAGTCCTTTCAGTCACCAGGATGAAATTGTTGCTGCCGGCTACCACAAGTTATCTCTGCAACGCTTCAATATAGATGTCGAGCTGACCTCCACCACTCGCGTCGGCTTTCATCGCTATCAGTATGGTGACAACGAGCAACGTCAAGTTTTGTTGGATTTGCAGGGGAATTTTGGCCCGTCTGCTTTGAGGAAAGGATCCTTTTCTCAGGTGGATGCGAATACTTTTCAAGGGCATGTGATCAACGAACCGACCGTTCGACGACCACGGCCAACCCCTGTGTTCTTCCATATCGAATTAGATACACCTGTCAGCGGCATTGAGGAGTCTGGTGGCGAAATATTGTTGACCCTTGAAGAGGGCGCAAAGCCTGTCCTCATGAAAGTCGGCATTTCTTATGTAGATGAAGCCGGCGCAAAAAACAACGTGCAGGCGGAATTACCTCATTGGGACTTCGATAGAACAGCGGCGGAGTCCAGACAGGAGTGGAATAGTTGGCTGTCAAAAATTTCGGTAACTGGTGGCAGCGAACAAGACAAAATACGGTTTTACACAGATCTGTTTCACGCCTTACAGGGCCGCAGAATTGTATCTGATGTAGATGGACGCTACTCCGATCAGACTTCAGAGCAACGTAAGATTAAGCAGATTCCCTTGGATGAATCTGGCACACCCAAGTTCACCCATCATAATTCGGATTCATTCTGGGGCGCGCAGTGGACCATCCAGACTCTCTGGCCTCTCGCCTACCCGAAAGTGGCCTCGAATTTCGTTAACTCTATGCTACTCATGTACCAGGATGGCGGCTACATTCCTCGAGGACCATCTGGCGGCAATTATACCCATGTGATGACAGGTGCCTCGTCTACGCCCTTTATCGTTAGTGCGTATATGAAGGGGATTCGAGATTTTGATATTGAGCTGGCTTATGAGGGGCTCAAGAAAAACCACCTCCCGGGTGGCACCATGGGGCGCGCCGGTTACGAGCATTACAGCGCATACTCTGGCGGTCTCGAGTACTACATTAATGACGGCTACGTGCCCTATCCGCTACCCAAAAAGAATGAGGCCTTTCATCAGGACGGTGCAGGTCAAACTCTGGAGTACGCGTTTCAGGACTGGACACTTGCTCAACTAGCGTTGGAACTCGGCAAAGCTGATGATGCGGACTATTTTGGCAAGCGCAGTAAGAACTACATCAATCTCTTCGATGTTGAGACCGGGTTTATCCGCCCACGTGATACAAGCGGGAACTGGCTGACTGACTTTGACCCCTACGACTACCGGATTGGTTTCGTTGAGTCCAATTCCTCGCAAATGACCTGGTTCGTACCCCATGATTATTCCGGGCTGAGTGAGTTGATGGGAGGAAAGGAACAAGCTGCACTGAAGCTTAACCAAGCCTTTGAAACAGCATCCCAATCTGGCTTTACCTCAGGATCATCACATGATGAGGAAGGCCTCGCTCAAAATAGACGGGTTCCGATTAATTATGGAAATCAACCATCCATTCAGACTGCATTTGTTTTTAACGAACTAGGAAAGCCCCACCTCACTCAGCACTGGTCTCGTGAAGTTATTAAAGCTGTGTATTCCGATGTTTCCGAGAAGCAAGGTTTTAACGGTGACGAGGATCAGGGCCTGATGGGTTCTCTGTCGGTATTGATGAAAATTGGTTTATTCCAGCTTGATGGAGGGACAGGAAAAGATGCCATTTATCAGATAGGGAGCCCTATTTTTGACACGATCGAAATTAGCCTTGACGACCACTACTATCCTGGAAAGACCTTCACAATCGAGACAAAAAATAATTCTGACAGAAATCGGTACGTTCAATCGATCACACTTAACGGCGAACCTCTTGACCGTTTTTACCTGACACATGATGAAATCGTTTCCGGCGGGCTACTGCTTCTGGAGATGGGCGAAACACCCAACATTTGA includes these proteins:
- a CDS encoding FadR/GntR family transcriptional regulator gives rise to the protein MISTNSTEKRLYIQIAEALLEPIKKGKLKFGQKLPPERLLAEQFNVSRPTIREAMIALEVSGIVEIRSSSGVYVIGSAARLGESVKSNIPGPFEILEARLHLEPEAAYLAAQRISMQEVHELKTMLKRMKDQEKHDLSGTLDIDRNFHLLIATASRNSTIFEMVDWLWQLRDRSKISSVFDSIVRDRGPVTIIDEHQNIVDALQRRDATGSKEAMAEHIQRVINEFSECALYDD
- the uxuA gene encoding mannonate dehydratase, producing MIETWRWFGPDDSISLEKIAQAGASGIVTALHHIPAGELWPLEAIEQRKALIEGAGLEWTVIESIPVHNDIKTRTGNYRQHIENYKQSIANAGKAGVKTICYNFMPVVDWTRTNLSYQLPNKAYALRFEMTDFVAYDVFILQRQNARSDYRPELIEQAKARLDRMSPYEQTQLEANIIAGLPGGEGSYDREGIRLAIDEFIKLGNEGMRNNLFQFLEAVIPVAEQYGVKLCIHPDDPPFSLFGLPRVVSTQDDARKLLQAVPSPSNGLTMCAGSYGAREDNDLPGMVDEFANRVYFVHLRNVIREPDGSFYESDHLNGDNDMVGLIKVLLDAERAHGIQIPMRPDHGHLLLDEAEKEGVKPGYSYMGRLKGLAELRGVIYALKNL
- a CDS encoding GH92 family glycosyl hydrolase, whose translation is MKKSAFKAAALFALVPFLSSCGDQTDSTATQKPLLKEPVEYVWPWLDSANSRWFYFNSATRPFGLVNLSPDTELEGTWGSGYRYNTLEVKGFNHVHAWQLSGLSVMPVSSRKPLEVLKDDYFSPFSHQDEIVAAGYHKLSLQRFNIDVELTSTTRVGFHRYQYGDNEQRQVLLDLQGNFGPSALRKGSFSQVDANTFQGHVINEPTVRRPRPTPVFFHIELDTPVSGIEESGGEILLTLEEGAKPVLMKVGISYVDEAGAKNNVQAELPHWDFDRTAAESRQEWNSWLSKISVTGGSEQDKIRFYTDLFHALQGRRIVSDVDGRYSDQTSEQRKIKQIPLDESGTPKFTHHNSDSFWGAQWTIQTLWPLAYPKVASNFVNSMLLMYQDGGYIPRGPSGGNYTHVMTGASSTPFIVSAYMKGIRDFDIELAYEGLKKNHLPGGTMGRAGYEHYSAYSGGLEYYINDGYVPYPLPKKNEAFHQDGAGQTLEYAFQDWTLAQLALELGKADDADYFGKRSKNYINLFDVETGFIRPRDTSGNWLTDFDPYDYRIGFVESNSSQMTWFVPHDYSGLSELMGGKEQAALKLNQAFETASQSGFTSGSSHDEEGLAQNRRVPINYGNQPSIQTAFVFNELGKPHLTQHWSREVIKAVYSDVSEKQGFNGDEDQGLMGSLSVLMKIGLFQLDGGTGKDAIYQIGSPIFDTIEISLDDHYYPGKTFTIETKNNSDRNRYVQSITLNGEPLDRFYLTHDEIVSGGLLLLEMGETPNI
- a CDS encoding TonB-dependent receptor; the protein is MTTKGSLSILALAVTCGLPSLATAQTDKEEQGGQGASSEIEEVVVQGFRKSLNDSLNAKRDSTELKDEIHSEDIGKFPDLNLAEAIQRVAGVAIRRDNGEGVEVELRGLGSQYTNTMLNGLPVATAWNDNRGAALDNFASELFSRVSIEKTASAKQVEGGISGVVNMRNARPFDFDEGLSITTSAQGGYNTQAEEFDPRGTFMVSNTFDTNNGRIGVLVGASYSERSVRIDGWETQDWGSRAANTIRGFEFADGNRSGMQSSTWDTIANDPDDLIPDDTTSGELEQVIFPRLQRTDLIYGDRERLGTVLSLQWEANADMIASFDWLHSELDDLLYRENIDAEVRNATTLDPVNIVADSAGYLITGTLENVNRRSESRRFFDFQEFDQYVGELNWQATENLNLNFKAAYNESKYEQRHLTFLSSANGTTATFDYSANSDIPSVISSVDLTDPANFELSSIRAEPQDRGTTNTSFHFDGEWGDDSSRLDFGMAWDEFTYYNIRYRRNASADSFTDQWVNGNTPTSEQVNHVLPINDYASDFNNPDGAVLSWVVTDWAAADALTQNGLDAMLMSGWPEDAYIPELKESNLAFYTQYNGRSQLAGRELRFNTGIRAIKTDQATRNISNTGAPVAIDREYWDYLPSFNLAWDAREDVVARLSAARAMTRPDLGQLEGTTSITSDFLVSNDNPRLSPFYSDQIDVGVEWYFAPESVLSLNLFHKQLSGFVERDLVEGPFRDSGIAISSLDPDIYRGLTPDTTVTYSTFVNSDETREMTGYEFAFQMPFDELLPINGFGTMVNYTHIKSSDITYNTALGELVDSIVGLSPDVVNVLAYYDQNDWALRASYNYRSAFTEAGCCRNNQPLLRTRESREQVDLTALYRVNDNISISLEGLNVTGEKQYTAFGDRLNRWISSGTQYMLSVRASF
- a CDS encoding sugar porter family MFS transporter — encoded protein: MKKITFWSITVAVAGFLFGFDTAVISGADQPIQRVWDTSPLFHGLFIMSSALWGTVIGALAGNYPCDKFGRKATLILIGALYFVSALGSAVAPDPYSFAVLRFIGGIGVGISSVAVPAYISEIAPAESRGRLVATYQFQLVFGILVAFLSNYLLSGIGEHDWRIMLGVEAIPALIYLLMVFRMPESPRWLILYRGETAKAKVIFDELGEKDSSALVREIEAEAQTASKDNLFSRTYLFPILLVFLLAAFNQISGINFIIYYAPRVFELAGLDASTSLLSTAGVGLVNLVFTMAGLYLIDKAGRKTLMFIGSLGYILSLSVVSWAFSTGTGGMLVVFFVFAFIASHAIGQGAVIWVFIAEVFPNSVRSKGTSVGTGTHWVLAAAITLLMPYFLTQFEPGQIFMFFAFMMVLQLLFTVKLMPETKGKTLEQLAELSGKRGVTAPVQGAPSA